Proteins encoded by one window of Porphyromonas vaginalis:
- the gcvP gene encoding aminomethyl-transferring glycine dehydrogenase, with protein MDTRNFAYRHIGISEADLPEMLQVVGVDSVDALMHKVYPEGIFLEKPLDLPEPMTERELSEHLFELGSRNRIFTSYIGMGWYDTVTPQPIIRNVLENPVWYTSYTPYQAEVSQGRLEALFNFQTVITDLTGLPLTNCSLLDEATAGAEAALMLYNERSREQKKAGANQLFIDKRVFASTQAVIQTRVPQQGMEIVVGDYETFDFTDKVFGAIIQYPDEKGSIHCYHDFMERAKAAGVRVAVAADLMSLVLLTPPGEWGADIVFGSAQRFGIPMYFGGPSAGYLASTMDYKRTIPGRIIGISKDTYGRPAYRLALQTREQHIKRERATSNICTAQALLATMSGFYAVYHGPEGLRHIAHRIHAYAGYLAEQLEAMGYKQLNDNFFDTLYIELPEGLTTEKLREIALDCQVNLRYYEDGRHVGISIDETTLESDLSVLLYIFAQLQGKEGDIEGVEVNETKVYFDKKFARQSDFLQYDTFQKYHSETELMRYIKRLDRKDISLAQSMISLGSCTMKLNAASEVAQLSNPQFANIHPYAPDDQVEGYLEMIRNLSALLCEITGMKGASLQPNSGAAGEYTGLRVIRSYLQATGQGARDLIILPASAHGTNPASAVQAGFDTITVRTADNGDIDMDHFMELTEQYKDRIAAIMITYPSTHGIFESNIRTIIDRIHEIGGQVYMDGANLNAQVGWTNPGYMGADVCHLNLHKTFAIPHGGGGPGVGPICVAEHLVPHLPKHVERWSDATNQVSAAPFGSAGVFVITYAYIRLLGYEGLRQATAMAILNANYLKALFHDNYGVVYTGDRGFVGHEMILDCRGVKAQAGVDEGDISKRLMDFGYHAPTVSFPVHGTLMIEPTESESKAELDRFVAVMNQIYQEAQDIASGKADAEDNVIKNAPHPQYEVCADEWHHAYTRQQAAFALPYLEDNKFWVNVARIDNGFGDRNLIPAFCACTPEIIDELSK; from the coding sequence ATGGATACAAGAAACTTTGCCTATCGTCACATAGGTATCTCCGAGGCTGACCTGCCTGAGATGCTCCAGGTCGTCGGCGTAGACAGCGTAGATGCGCTAATGCACAAGGTATACCCCGAGGGCATCTTCCTCGAGAAGCCTCTCGACCTACCAGAGCCAATGACTGAGCGTGAGCTCAGCGAGCATCTCTTCGAGCTAGGATCTCGCAATCGTATCTTCACCTCATACATCGGTATGGGCTGGTACGATACCGTAACCCCACAGCCTATCATCCGCAATGTCCTAGAGAATCCTGTATGGTACACCAGCTACACACCTTACCAGGCTGAGGTATCACAGGGTCGTCTCGAGGCTCTCTTTAACTTCCAGACCGTCATTACAGATCTGACAGGACTGCCTCTGACCAACTGCTCGCTACTTGACGAAGCTACCGCAGGCGCTGAGGCTGCCCTCATGCTCTACAACGAGCGGTCTAGAGAGCAGAAGAAGGCCGGTGCCAACCAGCTCTTCATCGACAAGCGCGTCTTCGCCTCTACGCAGGCAGTCATCCAGACACGCGTTCCCCAGCAAGGTATGGAGATCGTCGTAGGCGACTACGAGACCTTTGACTTTACAGACAAAGTCTTTGGAGCTATCATTCAGTACCCAGACGAAAAGGGCAGCATCCACTGCTACCATGACTTTATGGAGCGTGCTAAGGCTGCAGGTGTACGTGTAGCCGTAGCCGCCGACCTGATGAGTCTCGTGCTCCTCACACCTCCAGGCGAGTGGGGTGCAGACATCGTCTTCGGTTCGGCACAGCGCTTCGGTATCCCCATGTACTTCGGCGGTCCTAGCGCAGGCTATCTAGCCTCTACGATGGACTATAAGCGCACCATCCCTGGGCGTATCATCGGTATCTCCAAGGATACCTACGGTCGTCCCGCTTACCGTCTAGCGCTGCAGACACGCGAGCAGCACATCAAGCGTGAGCGTGCCACCAGCAATATCTGTACAGCACAGGCTCTGCTCGCTACGATGAGCGGCTTCTACGCTGTCTACCACGGCCCCGAGGGTCTGCGCCACATCGCTCACCGCATCCACGCTTATGCAGGCTATCTAGCAGAGCAGCTTGAGGCGATGGGCTACAAGCAGCTCAACGACAACTTCTTCGACACCCTATACATCGAGCTCCCCGAGGGACTCACTACTGAGAAGCTCCGTGAGATCGCCCTCGACTGCCAGGTCAACCTACGCTACTACGAGGATGGTCGTCACGTCGGCATCAGCATCGATGAGACTACGCTCGAGAGCGACCTCTCAGTACTCCTCTACATCTTCGCACAGCTCCAGGGCAAAGAGGGCGACATCGAGGGCGTTGAGGTCAATGAGACGAAAGTTTATTTCGACAAGAAGTTCGCTCGTCAGAGTGACTTCCTGCAGTATGATACTTTCCAGAAGTATCACTCCGAAACCGAGCTGATGCGCTACATCAAGCGACTAGACCGCAAGGACATCTCACTGGCTCAGTCTATGATCTCGCTAGGCTCTTGTACCATGAAGCTCAATGCCGCTTCGGAGGTAGCACAGCTGAGCAACCCACAGTTTGCCAATATCCACCCCTACGCTCCTGATGACCAAGTCGAGGGCTACCTAGAGATGATACGCAATCTGTCCGCTCTCCTATGTGAGATCACTGGTATGAAGGGTGCTTCGCTCCAGCCCAACTCAGGTGCTGCTGGTGAGTACACTGGTCTGCGTGTCATACGTAGCTATCTACAGGCTACTGGCCAGGGTGCTCGTGACCTCATCATCCTACCCGCCTCTGCACACGGTACCAACCCCGCCAGTGCTGTACAGGCAGGCTTTGACACCATCACCGTCCGCACGGCAGACAACGGCGATATCGATATGGATCACTTTATGGAGCTCACCGAGCAGTACAAGGATCGTATCGCAGCCATCATGATTACCTACCCCAGTACGCACGGTATCTTCGAGAGCAATATCCGCACCATCATCGACCGCATCCACGAGATCGGCGGACAGGTCTATATGGACGGTGCCAACCTCAATGCACAGGTAGGCTGGACCAACCCTGGCTATATGGGAGCTGACGTCTGCCACCTGAACCTGCACAAGACCTTTGCGATCCCGCACGGTGGTGGCGGTCCTGGTGTCGGCCCAATCTGTGTCGCTGAGCACCTAGTACCCCATCTACCCAAGCATGTGGAGCGCTGGTCTGACGCTACGAACCAAGTGTCGGCAGCACCCTTCGGTAGTGCTGGTGTCTTCGTCATCACCTACGCTTACATTCGCCTCCTAGGCTACGAAGGCTTGCGTCAGGCTACTGCTATGGCGATCCTCAATGCTAACTATCTGAAGGCACTCTTCCACGACAACTACGGCGTTGTCTACACGGGCGACCGTGGCTTCGTCGGACACGAGATGATCCTCGACTGCCGTGGTGTCAAGGCTCAGGCAGGCGTCGACGAGGGCGACATCTCTAAGCGTCTGATGGACTTCGGCTATCACGCTCCGACGGTTTCCTTCCCCGTGCACGGCACGCTCATGATCGAGCCGACCGAGAGCGAGAGCAAGGCTGAGCTAGACCGCTTTGTCGCTGTGATGAATCAGATCTACCAGGAGGCTCAGGACATTGCCTCGGGCAAGGCTGACGCAGAGGACAACGTCATCAAGAACGCTCCGCACCCCCAGTACGAGGTCTGTGCCGACGAGTGGCATCACGCTTACACACGTCAGCAGGCTGCTTTTGCTCTGCCCTACCTTGAGGACAATAAGTTTTGGGTCAATGTGGCTCGCATAGACAACGGCTTTGGCGACCGCAACCTGATCCCAGCTTTTTGTGCCTGTACACCAGAGATCATCGATGAACTGAGTAAATAA
- a CDS encoding MBL fold metallo-hydrolase, translated as MNCEVSTFVCNVIQENTYLLSTSDGHAAIIDCGCATASEQERLAQRIKQWGLSVDLLLFTHLHFDHLWGLPWALQAFPEAKAYAHPVELAQAVSPEAQMRAWGFEVPEGAFDLSQIHPLPSDQPLRLGELPIYDLFVPGHTAGHVAYYLPSERIVFTGDVLFRGDIGRSDLPGGDYQTLLHSIKTQLRPLPDDTIVYPGHGPHTTIYNEKSNNPYIN; from the coding sequence ATGAACTGCGAAGTATCTACATTCGTATGTAACGTCATACAGGAAAATACTTACCTCCTCTCGACCAGCGACGGTCACGCAGCCATCATCGACTGCGGATGCGCCACCGCAAGCGAGCAGGAGCGTCTTGCACAGCGCATCAAGCAGTGGGGGCTAAGCGTAGACCTACTCCTCTTCACACACCTGCACTTCGACCATCTCTGGGGCTTGCCCTGGGCACTCCAGGCCTTCCCCGAGGCAAAGGCGTATGCACACCCTGTCGAGCTAGCGCAAGCGGTCTCTCCCGAGGCGCAGATGCGCGCTTGGGGCTTTGAGGTACCAGAAGGGGCCTTCGATCTTTCTCAGATCCATCCACTGCCGAGCGATCAGCCGCTACGACTGGGCGAGCTACCTATCTACGACCTCTTCGTGCCAGGACATACAGCAGGCCATGTCGCTTACTACCTACCGAGCGAGCGGATTGTCTTCACGGGCGACGTCCTCTTCCGAGGCGACATAGGCCGTAGTGACCTACCAGGCGGAGACTACCAGACGCTCCTCCACAGTATCAAGACCCAACTGCGTCCCCTGCCCGACGACACCATCGTCTACCCAGGGCATGGACCACACACAACCATATACAACGAAAAAAGTAATAACCCTTATATCAACTAA
- a CDS encoding DUF4876 domain-containing protein encodes MKRLLYILLLPALLVTVTACRPDPVTPDNPKEQKTIACLFERTLPEDVTDLTIQDELLTIRNITTGQDVEYKTLEGIKLAPGLYNLNYTTNCHYKLKGSSMEGRLVAQIENMEVTDQTTDPLKLRLELRIVPTVQDFVIQEIFFTGTLTPAGKQYHGTSYVVLYNGTDKVLYADGVAFCESGFNSARKFDYKPDIRQEAMAVQAVYVIPGSGKEHPVKPGERLILCDIGIDHKVNNPNAFDLSKADFEWYDESSVPTHQDFDSPTVPNLDKWYCYTKSFFILFNRGFASYAIARMPITKEKYLKDYKYDYTYVLTHNGNSYDMSGSCYKLPNDWIIDGVNCSVEAVHQWTVLPETIDAGYTNCGTVDGQEDRYFHSVRRKYLGKDAEGRMILQDTNNSFEDFNPLVTASLIEEQGTAINAKGTPCTTKTYDGVVPIEQ; translated from the coding sequence ATGAAACGATTACTTTACATACTACTCTTACCAGCCCTGCTGGTCACTGTGACCGCCTGTCGTCCAGACCCAGTCACACCAGACAATCCCAAGGAGCAAAAGACCATCGCTTGCCTCTTCGAGCGCACACTGCCTGAGGATGTCACGGACTTGACCATACAAGATGAGCTCCTCACGATACGCAACATCACCACGGGTCAAGACGTGGAGTATAAGACTCTGGAGGGTATCAAGCTCGCTCCTGGACTGTACAACCTAAACTACACAACAAACTGCCACTATAAGCTCAAAGGGAGCTCAATGGAGGGACGACTGGTCGCACAGATTGAGAATATGGAGGTAACCGACCAAACGACCGATCCTCTCAAGCTACGCTTAGAGCTACGCATAGTACCTACTGTTCAGGACTTTGTCATTCAGGAGATATTCTTTACGGGCACGCTAACCCCTGCAGGCAAGCAGTATCATGGGACCAGCTATGTGGTTCTCTACAATGGAACAGACAAAGTCCTTTATGCAGACGGGGTCGCCTTCTGTGAGAGTGGATTTAACTCCGCACGCAAGTTTGACTACAAGCCAGACATACGCCAAGAAGCCATGGCGGTACAGGCCGTCTATGTCATCCCGGGTAGTGGTAAGGAGCACCCCGTGAAGCCTGGCGAGCGGCTGATACTCTGTGACATAGGCATCGATCACAAGGTAAATAACCCAAATGCTTTCGACCTCTCTAAGGCAGATTTTGAGTGGTATGACGAGTCTAGTGTACCCACACACCAAGACTTTGATAGTCCCACAGTGCCTAACCTCGATAAGTGGTACTGCTACACGAAGTCCTTTTTCATCCTATTCAATAGAGGCTTTGCATCGTACGCTATAGCTCGTATGCCGATCACTAAAGAGAAGTACCTCAAGGACTACAAGTATGACTACACCTATGTCTTGACACACAATGGGAATAGCTATGATATGTCAGGCTCGTGCTACAAGCTACCCAATGACTGGATCATAGATGGTGTCAATTGTAGTGTCGAGGCGGTGCATCAGTGGACGGTCCTACCTGAGACGATAGACGCTGGCTATACAAACTGTGGCACAGTAGACGGACAGGAAGATCGCTACTTCCACAGCGTACGACGTAAGTACCTAGGCAAGGATGCCGAGGGACGGATGATCCTACAGGACACTAATAACTCGTTCGAGGACTTCAACCCGTTGGTCACGGCCTCTCTCATTGAGGAGCAAGGTACTGCGATCAATGCTAAGGGTACACCCTGCACGACTAAGACCTATGATGGTGTCGTGCCTATTGAGCAGTAA
- a CDS encoding DUF6850 family outer membrane beta-barrel protein — protein MLTGSLYGQQQEPEMISRPADTLTVAGSLLEQGRPGYDLSVSPVVSPLYFFSERGSRTDLSLGGAVRLDRSEAMIPQLGKQDLDGSVHIESALRQRNNFAWGAASYTYRATEGIRFNETTDYPLLAPYVMGDTAHTARLHQDLYTFGAGTVHRLGNWLLSLTADYRATFAYRTQDPRPRNLATHLEGQIGIGYQLADYALALAGTLGRYKQNNQVGFLSELGVASEYHFTGIGGDYYRFRGGNTSLFYQGLSYGISLGLTPTSEARQGFYALAAWHLLTTDRIIRELNNLPLSTLSSHTIDLQAGYTARSARLGRWGVALYTQDDIRRGAVHLFGDPKGNIYPRIATERSYYGQTLEFGAKGFWDSQDTPRTPWSWGISTSLGYRLHEEDLLPQAERLFYHLGGTLAPYVSFYRGQYFVSLTPTYSVWAQTGHPSLQLAPQHQPIPTYAETLERAFQIASSTQMTYGLSMTHGYQLSSSYALWLSLDYLHTQTSLCGSNYGAIRCGISF, from the coding sequence GTGCTCACGGGCTCGCTTTATGGACAGCAGCAAGAGCCAGAGATGATCTCACGACCTGCTGACACCCTCACGGTGGCTGGGTCGCTCCTAGAGCAGGGGCGACCTGGCTACGATCTATCGGTATCGCCAGTAGTGTCACCGCTCTACTTCTTCTCAGAGCGGGGCTCTCGCACAGACCTCTCGCTGGGCGGAGCTGTGCGTCTAGATAGGAGCGAGGCGATGATCCCGCAGCTGGGCAAGCAGGATCTAGATGGATCGGTGCATATCGAGAGTGCTTTGCGTCAGCGCAACAACTTCGCTTGGGGTGCTGCCTCCTACACTTATCGTGCTACGGAGGGGATACGCTTCAACGAGACGACAGACTACCCCCTCCTCGCGCCCTACGTCATGGGAGACACAGCGCATACGGCGCGTCTGCACCAAGATCTCTACACCTTTGGGGCAGGTACGGTGCATCGCCTTGGCAATTGGCTCCTCTCCCTGACGGCTGACTATCGCGCCACCTTTGCCTACCGCACGCAAGACCCTCGCCCTCGCAATCTGGCTACACACCTGGAGGGGCAGATCGGCATCGGCTATCAACTGGCCGACTATGCGCTAGCCCTAGCAGGTACGCTAGGTCGCTACAAGCAAAACAATCAGGTAGGCTTCTTGAGTGAGCTCGGAGTGGCTAGTGAATATCACTTTACGGGCATCGGGGGAGACTACTATCGCTTTAGAGGAGGCAATACGTCGCTCTTCTATCAAGGGCTCTCTTATGGCATCTCGCTCGGGCTAACCCCTACTAGTGAGGCGCGTCAAGGCTTCTATGCTTTGGCTGCGTGGCATCTGCTGACTACCGACCGTATCATACGAGAGCTCAACAACCTGCCCCTCTCGACACTCTCCAGTCACACGATAGATCTGCAGGCGGGGTACACCGCTCGCTCAGCACGACTGGGGCGTTGGGGCGTAGCACTCTACACACAGGACGACATACGTCGAGGTGCTGTCCACCTCTTCGGTGATCCTAAGGGAAATATCTACCCACGCATAGCCACGGAGCGGTCATACTATGGCCAGACCTTAGAGTTTGGCGCCAAAGGCTTTTGGGATAGTCAGGACACTCCTCGCACGCCTTGGTCGTGGGGTATATCCACCTCGCTCGGCTATCGACTACATGAGGAGGACTTGCTACCTCAAGCAGAGCGGCTCTTCTACCATCTAGGAGGGACATTGGCTCCGTATGTTAGCTTTTATCGTGGGCAGTACTTTGTCTCTCTGACACCTACTTATAGTGTATGGGCACAGACGGGACACCCTTCGCTACAGTTAGCACCTCAGCATCAGCCTATACCTACTTATGCTGAGACACTGGAGCGAGCCTTCCAGATAGCTAGTTCCACGCAGATGACCTACGGGCTCTCTATGACTCACGGCTATCAGCTCAGCAGTAGCTATGCGCTGTGGCTATCACTAGACTACCTCCATACGCAGACGAGTCTGTGCGGTAGCAACTACGGAGCCATACGCTGTGGCATCTCATTCTAA
- the rsmG gene encoding 16S rRNA (guanine(527)-N(7))-methyltransferase RsmG: MPTTPSTTPTEQLDRLLRQFPALSPTAQQQLTALYPLYKEWNARINVISRRDIDNLYLHHVMHSLALAWLLPHEPTSYTIADVGCGGGFPSIPLAILYPQYQFLLIDSIAKKLHVARSIADEIGLTNVSTHHTRVESSGLHCDYVVSRAAMPLGRLYEYTQHLLQGSQAPRSGIYCLKGGDLSEEIAQAGVPAQLTAISTLADYPDYYQDKWIVYVAKQDKLTNGKEL; the protein is encoded by the coding sequence ATGCCCACCACACCAAGCACTACCCCCACGGAGCAATTGGATAGGCTCCTGAGGCAGTTTCCTGCGCTCTCCCCAACTGCCCAGCAGCAGTTGACCGCACTCTATCCGCTCTACAAAGAGTGGAACGCACGCATCAACGTCATCTCCCGACGAGACATAGACAATCTCTACCTGCACCACGTGATGCACTCACTGGCACTCGCGTGGCTTCTGCCCCACGAGCCGACCAGCTACACCATTGCTGACGTGGGCTGTGGCGGTGGCTTCCCCAGCATCCCGCTAGCTATCCTATATCCTCAATATCAGTTCCTGCTGATCGACAGCATTGCCAAGAAGCTCCACGTAGCCCGGTCCATCGCTGACGAGATAGGCCTAACCAATGTCTCTACGCACCACACCCGTGTCGAGAGCAGCGGTCTCCACTGCGACTACGTCGTATCACGCGCGGCCATGCCTCTGGGACGGCTCTATGAGTACACGCAGCATCTACTCCAAGGCTCACAAGCTCCCCGCTCTGGCATCTACTGTCTCAAGGGTGGCGACCTCAGCGAGGAGATAGCGCAAGCAGGAGTACCCGCACAGCTCACCGCGATCAGTACACTGGCCGACTACCCCGACTACTATCAGGACAAATGGATCGTCTATGTCGCCAAGCAGGACAAACTAACTAACGGAAAAGAACTATGA
- a CDS encoding TonB-dependent receptor, with translation MSRSIHRVLLSYILFSLLSWSLYAQGARHTFTGMVYDATTSEPIAYALVALSAEGHKDVVTYTDDDGRFAFQSVLAGRYRLQVRYAGLRKEQTITLQRDQYLRIPFKLEQILGEVVVTAQEGRQLTSSSTIERAAIDHLQPSSFSDLTALLPGGKSSVPNMSGVNNLLLRETGTINMQGNKTNNQDYAISSLGTLFMVDGAPLNTDADMQYTASPSGSLLGAGKVNVNRGVDMRTLQTDNIERVEFIRGVPSVEYGNITSGVVLVHRKRQASPVQSRFKVDGYSKLVSVEKGFALTPSQRHILNGDVSYLDAKPDPRVPFETYRRLTGSLRYHGTSSDQAHRWEVSGDYTGTFDKNKVDPDLSYGRTDEYRTDYNRIGLTSRYTYAPSGRKAGLQRVELTLSATQQFDYLHQRRLVAPDRMSITPTGDQAGEHEARLIGGEYVADYVSDGKPLTLFAKGQTLYNIEWGKASHKLKGGFNYELSKNFGRGQVYDLSYPLFPKAWDSRPRPYYQIPALQQLALYAEDLYKQPLGAHTLQIEAGVRLSMLLGLAPQYTLSYKPYLDPRVNLRWSLPAWELWSRDLKLSLDAGWGLTTRMPTLNYLYPDLRYIDMTQLAYYDINAPYERSLYYVRTYIEDATNYKLRATRNQKLDLRLSAEWGRNKVSVSYFRELMTTGFRYRSTAQVYAYNKYDASAIDYTQLTGQPDISTIPYTPAARIESTSRPENGSKIRKEGVEFQLMTERIPVINTSLILGGAWFRSTYSNSVPLFYAVSGVYGNVILSDQYLGLYNWQDGSENQSLSTNLLLDTQIPQWGLILTTAVESTWLVSRRRLPQDGRPIAYLDVHDGKMHPYTAESERDTYLQHLVIRYSDTLFKPSRIPLALGINLKVSKQLGKLFTLSLFANNVLDYLPDYKVGTATLRRTATPYFGMELRIKI, from the coding sequence ATGAGTAGGTCTATCCATAGAGTTCTTCTATCCTACATACTCTTTTCGTTGCTCTCCTGGAGTCTATATGCTCAGGGTGCCCGTCATACCTTCACCGGGATGGTGTACGATGCGACTACTAGCGAGCCGATAGCCTACGCTCTAGTGGCTCTCTCTGCCGAGGGTCATAAAGATGTTGTGACCTATACGGATGATGACGGACGCTTTGCCTTTCAGTCTGTACTAGCGGGGCGATACCGCCTACAGGTGCGCTACGCAGGGCTGCGCAAGGAGCAGACGATCACCTTGCAGCGAGACCAATACCTGCGCATCCCCTTTAAGCTGGAGCAGATACTGGGCGAGGTGGTCGTGACAGCGCAGGAGGGACGACAGCTGACCAGCTCCTCGACGATCGAGCGGGCAGCTATAGATCATCTGCAGCCTAGCAGCTTCTCCGACCTGACGGCACTCCTACCTGGTGGCAAGAGTAGTGTACCTAATATGAGTGGGGTCAATAACCTCTTGCTTCGTGAGACAGGCACTATCAATATGCAGGGCAATAAGACGAACAACCAAGACTACGCCATCAGTTCGCTGGGTACCCTCTTTATGGTAGATGGAGCTCCGCTCAATACGGATGCGGATATGCAGTACACGGCCTCGCCGTCGGGCTCGCTCCTCGGTGCTGGCAAGGTCAATGTGAATCGTGGTGTGGATATGCGCACGCTACAGACGGACAATATAGAGCGGGTCGAGTTCATCCGTGGTGTCCCCTCCGTAGAGTATGGCAATATCACCTCAGGTGTGGTGCTGGTGCATCGTAAGCGACAAGCCTCGCCTGTGCAGAGTCGCTTTAAGGTAGATGGTTACAGTAAGTTGGTCTCTGTGGAGAAAGGCTTTGCCCTCACACCCTCCCAGCGCCACATCCTCAATGGGGATGTGAGCTATCTAGATGCCAAGCCGGACCCACGTGTCCCCTTTGAGACTTATAGACGACTGACAGGGTCACTACGCTATCACGGCACGAGTAGTGACCAGGCGCATAGATGGGAGGTAAGCGGAGACTATACGGGTACCTTTGACAAGAATAAGGTAGACCCCGACCTCTCCTACGGACGCACTGACGAGTATCGTACAGACTACAACCGCATAGGACTCACTTCGCGCTATACATACGCCCCGTCAGGTCGCAAGGCTGGCTTGCAGCGAGTAGAGCTAACACTCTCGGCAACACAGCAGTTTGACTACCTACATCAGCGTCGTCTCGTAGCTCCAGACCGCATGTCTATAACCCCTACGGGCGACCAGGCTGGCGAGCACGAGGCTAGACTGATCGGCGGGGAGTATGTAGCAGACTATGTGAGCGATGGTAAGCCACTGACGCTTTTTGCCAAGGGGCAGACACTATATAATATAGAGTGGGGAAAAGCTTCGCATAAGTTGAAGGGAGGCTTTAACTATGAGCTGTCCAAAAACTTCGGTCGCGGACAGGTATACGACCTCTCCTATCCACTCTTCCCCAAAGCGTGGGACAGTCGTCCACGACCCTACTACCAGATCCCCGCCTTGCAGCAGCTAGCACTCTATGCGGAGGACCTATACAAGCAACCTCTCGGAGCGCATACGCTCCAGATAGAGGCGGGCGTGCGTCTCTCCATGCTCTTAGGCTTAGCACCACAGTACACGCTGAGCTATAAGCCTTACCTAGATCCTCGTGTCAACCTACGCTGGAGCTTGCCCGCCTGGGAGCTGTGGTCACGAGACCTCAAGCTATCGCTTGATGCGGGCTGGGGGTTGACGACTCGTATGCCTACGCTCAACTATCTATACCCTGACCTGCGCTACATAGATATGACGCAACTGGCTTACTACGACATCAATGCGCCCTATGAGCGTAGCCTATACTACGTCCGTACTTACATAGAGGATGCGACAAACTATAAGCTACGTGCTACGCGCAATCAGAAGCTAGATCTACGTCTCTCGGCCGAGTGGGGACGTAACAAAGTCTCCGTGAGTTACTTTCGCGAGTTGATGACCACAGGCTTTAGATACCGCTCCACAGCACAGGTCTATGCTTATAATAAGTATGACGCCTCGGCGATCGACTATACCCAGCTGACGGGACAGCCCGACATCTCTACCATCCCCTACACTCCCGCTGCGCGTATCGAGTCGACGAGTCGCCCTGAGAATGGCAGTAAGATCCGCAAGGAGGGTGTAGAGTTTCAACTTATGACGGAGCGCATCCCAGTGATCAATACGAGTCTGATCCTAGGGGGCGCATGGTTTCGCTCTACCTACTCGAATAGCGTACCGCTCTTCTATGCCGTCTCTGGAGTCTACGGAAATGTAATCCTATCGGATCAATACTTAGGGCTCTACAACTGGCAGGATGGATCGGAAAATCAGTCGCTCTCGACCAACCTGCTCCTCGACACGCAGATCCCGCAGTGGGGACTTATCCTGACGACTGCCGTAGAGAGTACTTGGCTGGTCTCTCGTCGCCGCCTCCCCCAAGATGGTCGTCCGATAGCTTACCTAGATGTGCACGACGGCAAGATGCACCCCTACACAGCCGAGTCAGAGCGAGACACCTATCTGCAGCATCTCGTGATACGCTATAGCGATACGCTCTTTAAGCCGAGTCGCATACCTCTAGCGCTTGGGATCAATCTAAAAGTATCCAAGCAGCTGGGCAAGCTCTTCACACTATCTCTCTTTGCCAACAATGTCTTAGACTACCTGCCCGACTACAAGGTGGGGACGGCTACACTCAGACGTACTGCCACGCCTTACTTTGGCATGGAGCTACGCATCAAAATATAA
- the mscL gene encoding large-conductance mechanosensitive channel protein MscL, with the protein MASFKQEFKEFALRGNVMDMAVGIIIGGAFGKIVSSLVDDILMPIVGLFTGGINFTDLKWVIKPAEFNAAGEEIVAATTLNYGLFIQNVVDFLIIALVIFMMIRAINSLRKKHEEPAAPEPAPEPSDEVKLLTEIRNLLDKKQ; encoded by the coding sequence ATGGCTAGTTTTAAGCAAGAATTTAAGGAGTTTGCCCTCCGTGGCAACGTCATGGACATGGCCGTCGGTATCATCATCGGTGGTGCCTTTGGCAAGATTGTCTCCTCGCTCGTTGATGATATCCTGATGCCTATCGTCGGACTCTTTACGGGAGGGATCAACTTCACCGACCTAAAGTGGGTCATCAAGCCTGCTGAGTTCAATGCTGCTGGCGAGGAGATCGTTGCAGCCACGACGCTCAACTATGGTCTCTTCATTCAGAACGTCGTCGACTTCCTCATCATCGCACTTGTCATCTTCATGATGATCCGTGCGATCAATAGTCTGAGGAAAAAGCATGAGGAGCCAGCAGCTCCCGAGCCCGCTCCCGAGCCCTCTGACGAGGTCAAACTGCTGACCGAGATCCGCAACCTGCTCGACAAGAAGCAGTAA